TATCAGGCGTATTATCCGGCGCGGGCTATGGCCCCTGGGTACCGCCCTTTGTCGCTTTTTTAGACCCGCCCGCCAACCCGCCCGGCGTAGGTATAGGCCACTTTTTGGGCGCCATGCGGGTAGATGGCTTTAGGCCGACCGATGAATTTAAGGCCGATATGGATAACTGGATAAGCCGATTTAAGTCAGCGTCCACCATAGATCCCACCCAAAAAGTAATTATCCCCGGCGAACCTGAATTGGAAGCAGAAGCCGACCGGTTACAAAACGGCATACCCTTAGTTGATGCCGTGGTAAATGACTTGAATGAATTGGCTGCGAAGTTTAGGATAGAGGGGTTGTAATAGGGATACCCTACAAAAAAGAGGCACCCGGCCTCACCCGGGTACCTCTCATCAGAATATATATAGTTAATCACCTTATGGTGCAATTTGGTTGCCGCAGCATATACTTGCCGTGTGGATAACTCATTATTAACTACCCGTGTATTTAACCACCGGGACCACCCGGGCATCCTCAAGAAAAGATCAAGACAACTAAATCTCACAAAAGAAACCTCGTCTTTTCCTGTTACAAACCCTGTGATCCTGTGGTTAAATACCCGGAGAATTAAAATGGTGGCGGTCCGCCACCAGGAGGGCCACCCATACCGGGGCCGCCACCCGGGCCGCCAGGTGTTGGCCTTTTACCAGCAAACTTTTGCAGCCTAAGCGTAAACGTAGCCAGGAAATACCTGCCTAAACGGTTGGCGTTTGTTTGGGTAATATAGCTGCCGCTTTGTGTAGTGGTGTAACCGGTATTTTCGTTAAATACATCGTTAACTGCAAAGCGCAACGTACCCACATTGTTTTTCAAAAACCTGCGCTCTATATAGGTGTTCAGGATGTTGGGGTTGGTAGCGCCCTGGTAACCGTAATATATTTGCTTAGTAAAATCGTAGCTAAAGGTCCAGTCTTTAAAAAAGTAATTTTTGCCGTTAAGCCCTAAATTAAGGGTGCTAAATTTACTGTTGATGTTAGCAGTTTCTACCGAATTGTTTGAGCGGTTAACCGCGTAGGTAGTACTTGCTTCAGCATCTATTACATCGGCAACATTTACCCTAAAGCGTACCCCTTGCGATAGCACCAGGTTTTTGGAGATATTTTTTTCGGTAGTTAACGCGTAGGTATCGGCATCTACACTGCCCACGTACGATATGTTGTTGGCATAGGTTACGTTACCTATAAAAAACAGGTTATACTTGCGCTTGGCCCAGGGCTTGGCAAACACATAAAACCCATTTGCCGCATAATAGCCATCGGCATTTTGGTATTGGGTTAAAATGGTACCGGCCAGTTTAGGGTCGGGCGCATACACTCTTGGGTAAGTTATAGTATTAGCCACTACCTTATTTTGCGACTGTGTGAAGGACAGGTTACTAAAAAACACGTTCCCCGAAGCAAAATCGAATTTATTATAACGGATAGATAGCACGTTGTTAAATTCCGGTGTCAGGTCGGGGTTACCCTGTACCGGGTACGACGCGTTCGAAAAATCGGTAACAGGCTGCAACTGGGTATAAGTGGGTTGCGCGCTGGTGCCGTTGTAATTAACACTTAACGATTGGTTACGCGAGAAGTTATAAATAAACCTGGCCGTCGGCGCAATATTAAATGTATTAACCGGGTTGGTGCCGCTACCATCTAAGGTTGATGGCTGTGCCATAACGCCCAGGGTGTAGTTATATTTTTTATCGATAAAGCGATAGTTTAGGCCAAACCTATTGGTGATAAAGCTGTAGCTATAGTTATTGCTCAGCAAATCGTAACGCACACGGTCACCGCTGTTGCTTAGCGTATCGGTAGCCCTGTCGGCGCTGGTATACGAGTATTTGTAGCCGTAGGTAACTTCCAGGTATGATTTTTTGCTCAGCGGTTCCAGGTACGACAGGCTGGTACCCACGCTATCGGTACGGCTGGCGGTACTAATATATTGGCTTAGCGGTGCGTTGGCCGCACCCTCTATATAAGTATAAACCGGGTTTTGATACTGGTTGATACTATACGAGCCTGCGCCAACATTAACACTAAAATTGCGGCCTTTGGTTGCAAAACGGTGGTTATACAACACGTTGGCACCATAGTTTGGCGATGTAGAGTGCAGGTACGACAGAAAAGTATAATCGGACACTAAACCTGACGCGTTCATCAGCGTATTGGCCGCGTTTTGGTTGGTGGTAACACCAGCATATGAATATGAAGGTGTAATTTTAAAGTAGTTAACCGTATCGGGCTTGTACTCGATATTAAAATTAAAACGGTGGTTCAGGTTGTCGGTCTCCTGTACGCTGCTTTGGTTATTAACGCTTGGGTTACTTGCCGATAGGTTGTTTTGTATAGTAGTACTGGTAGTGTTTACCGTATTGTTGGCAAAGCTGTAGCTACCATAAGCGGTTATTTTTTTACCCCACTGGTCGCGGTAGTTAAAACCTAATGAACGGGCTGTAGTTATACCGTTGCCACTGTTGGCATTACCTCCCGGAGGGCCGCCCGGGCCGCCACCACCGCCCCCACGGCCACCGGGGCCGCCAAAGTTAAACAGGTTGGTATTGGTGTTATTTAAATTACCTAACACGGCTATTTGTCGGCTGCCGCTAAAGCTAAACAAGTTGCCCTGTGCTACGTAGCGGTTACCCTCTTTGCTTTGGTCTATCCCCGGTATCATATCCTGGCCCTCGCCAACGCTGGCCTGGCCAAAATAACCGTAATTCTTACTTTCTTTTATGGTGATGTTAAGCACCTTTTCGGGCTCGCCGGTTTTAACGCCGGTAATGTTGGCCTGGTCGCCGTAATCATCAATTACCTGTATGTTTTGTACAATGTCGGCAGGCAGGTTTTTGGTAGCGGTTTTAAGGTCGCCGCCAAAAAAATCTTTACCGTTAACGCGCACCTTGGTAACGCTTTTGCCCTGCGCGGTTACGTTGCCATCCTTATCCACATCAACGCCGGGGAGCTTGCGTATCACATCTTCAACCGGAGCGCCATCGCGTACTTTGTAGGCGGCAGCGTTAAATTCTACCGTGTCTTCCTTTAGCTTAACAGGGTTTACATCGGTAATGGTAACACCGGCCAGCATGCGGGTTTCGGCTTTTAGTATAATAGGGTTAAGTACAACAGGTGTAGTTGCGTTATCTAACACAAAACGGCGCTTTAAGGGCTGGTAACCTATTGATTGTATCACCAGGCTAAACTGGTTAACGGTTACCCCCGGGAAGCTAAAACGGCCGGCAGCATCGGTGCTGGTACTTAGGCTATCCTTTCCGGTTAGTATGCGCACCAGGCTGCCCGGCAGGGTAACACCGGTAGAATCTTTAATGGTTCCGCTAACATCGCGGCCGGTTTGTGCGTAACTGCCTGTAGAGACAAGCAAAGCAGCGGCAAATAAAAAGTATACGAGTTTCATTATATCTGATTTAGGGCTACACAAAGCAATTACTTTGACGTATGATTAAAAAACGCGATAGACCGAGAGCTAAAAATTATAGACAGAAAGGCTTTTTTAACCGTTAAAACAGTATCAGCCTGTTTACAAAAAAAAGCTCCCCAATAAATTGGGGAGCTTAGGGGTATATGGGGTTGTTATTGCAAAAACACGTAGGCTTTTTGGCCATACTCGTCGTACACGCGCAGTTGTTTGGTAACTGTTTGGTCGTTTGATTTGATGGTTACCGCGTAATCGCCATTGTCTAATTCAGACAGGTTGTAGGCTTTTTGTACAACGCTTTTCTTTGGCAGCTTATCAAGCAATAAAACATGGTTTTCGTTATCGGTAATTATTACAGTTGCCTTTGCATCGGTTAGTATGCTTACGCCAAAGCCAACGGCGTTGCGTAAAGCTTGTACAGTAATGGTTGGGATGCCGTCATCGGCAGTGGCTGCCTTTGCTGGTGTTGCTGCAAATAAACCGGTGCTTAACAATAATAACAGTGCTGATAATTTGATTGAATTTTTCATGATCTTAGTTTTTTAAATTATGTTTTTGATTTTGTTATAAACTTTCAATGTCCAAAACAACAACCTTTTGCACTATCAAAAAAACGCGATAGACCACCGGCCCATACAAATAGACCGGGGCCAAAAATCAATCGCCGAACGCCTATTTACCTATAATACAGCATTATAATTAACTTTAAACGGATGTTTTTGCCTGCCCGTCGGTAAAAAGCGCCCCTGCGGCGATTATGGTTGGTGTTTAGCCCTGCTGTTTTGTAATATTGTATAAGCATCCGGCTATTAACCTAATTATATAATGATCATTCAAAAATCAAAAAGCACTTTAGTAAGCATACTCATCCAGGTATTAATATGGGTAGTATTGGGCATAGTGCTATTGTTTTACCAACCCTTCCTGCGCAACATCGAGATCCCTTATCAATTTTGGATAAAGCAAAACTTTGTATTTGCCATGCTGATATCGGCATATTATATAAACGCCTATATACTGGTGCCCAGGTTTCTGCTTAAAAAAAGAACCGGCTTATACTTTTTAACTATCTTGTTTATGACGGTTGCCATTGTATTTTTATCCGGCTTTGCCGATAAGTTTTTAAACCTGCGCGAATTACTTGAAGCAGCCTTTCATAAAAGCGGCCCACCAAAACGGGGCGGCCGCGATGGTGGTAAACACGGTTACTTAGATACCTTTATCATTACGCTTACCTCGTTGGTACTGGGCATCAGCACCAGTATTACCACCACCCAAAAATGGCAAAAGGATAAAGAGCTGCACCAGGAAATGGAGCAAGACAAGATCAGCTCGGAGTTATCGTTTTTAAAGGCACAGATAAACCCGCATTTCTTTTTTAATACGCTTAACAACATTTACGCGCTTACACTGGTAAATGTAGAAACATCGCGCGTGGCACTGCACCAGCTATCGCGCATGATGCGTTATGTATTGTACGACACCCAAAACACCACCGCCCTGCTAAGCCAGGAGGTTGCCTTTATAAAAGACTATATCAGCCTGATGCAGCTTCGCCTTACCGACCGTACAAAGGTTAACTTTCAATCCCCGGCCATGCTGCGCGAGTTCCCGGTGGCGCCAATGCTGTTTTTAACCTTTGTAGAGAACGCCTTTAAACACGGCATTAGCGATACGCAGCAAAGCGATATTGAAGTGATCATTACCCAGGAGGATAACACCGTATCGATGATGGTAAAAAACACTATCTTTAAAGAAAAGGGGATGAATATTGAAGAGAACCAGGGCATCGGTTTAAATAATACCATCCGCCGGTTAGATCTGCTTTACCCTGGTAAATATACCCTGGAGGTAAACGAATCGGCCGAAACCAACCAATATACCGTTAACCTAACGCTGCAATTGTAATGACATTAAACTGTATAGCCGTTGACGACGAGCCCCTGGCCCTGGGCATGATATGCGCCTTTATTGAGCAAACGCCTTTTTTAAACTTAGTGGGCCGCTACGGCAGCGCCGTTGAGGCTTTAGGTGGCTTACAAACCCACAAGGTCGACCTGATATTTTTAGATATACAAATGCCCAACCTAAACGGCATCGAGCTGGCACGTGTGCTGGATAGCCGCGGCGCAAGCAAGCCGCGCATTATATTCACCACCGCGTATAACCAATTTGCATTAGAGGGCTATAAGGTTGATGCTTTGGATTACCTGCTAAAACCTTTTAATTACGAAGAGTTTTTGCATGCCGCCAATAAGGCGCTGGCCTACGCCGAGTTAGTAAACCGCTCGGCCAATACCGCGCCCGCGGCAGATACCGAACGCATTGAAGATGATTACCTGTTTATTAAAGTAGAGTATCAGCTGGTGCGCATAGCCCTTAGCGATATTTTATATATGGAGAGCCTAAAGGACTACGTAAAAATATACCTGCAAAACAACGAAAAGCCCCTGCTCACCCTCATCAGCCTTAAAGCGCTGGAAGAGAAGCTGCCCGCCAAACGTTTTATGCGTGTACACCGCTCGTACATCGTATCGTTAGATAAGATAAACTCCATTACCCGCAATGCCATGCAAATAGGCAAAATTAACATCACCGTAGGCGACCAGTACAAAGATGAATTTGGTAAGTTTTTAAGCAGGTGGGTGTAGGTTTGCTAATTATTTGATACTACTTAATCCCTGCGGCTAATCTGACCATTTGTTCTTCATTTATAAACACCTTTCAGCTGTTATATCATAAGTGCTTATTATAACCTGATTAGTGTTGATTTTGGCCTATATGTGCAAAAAATCTGCATATCTGCACATCTTCACATCTGCACATTATACTATCTTTACCCATCCAAATTTTTTTGCTAAAGAATGAGCGACGACTTAAGTATTGATCCTGTTTCTGAAAATAACGAAGAAAATACCCTTCATAAAATAACCTCTCTTGATGGGCTGTACGAGAACTGGTTTCTTGATTATGCATCCTATGTAATATTAGACCGCGCCGTTCCGCATTTAAACGATGGTTTAAAGCCTGTGCAGCGCCGCATATTGCACTCGCTGAAAGAGATGGACGACGGGCGCTTTAACAAGGCCGCCAACGTTATTGGTAACACCATGAAGTATCACCCGCATGGTGATGCTTCAATAGGTGATGCCATGGTGCAAATAGGCCAAAAAAACCTGCTGATAGACTGCCAGGGCAACTGGGGAGACCCGGTAACAGGCGACTCGGCAGCGGCCCCGCGTTACATCGAGGCGCGCCTGTCAAAATTCGCGCTGGATGTTGTTTTTAACGCCGATACCACTGTTTGGCAGGCCAGTTATGATGGCCGTAACCGCGAGCCTATTACACTACCTGTAAAGTTCCCTTTGCTATTGGCGCAAGGTGCCGAGGGTATTGCCGTGGGTTTAGCTACCAAAATACTACCGCATAATTTTATCGAACTGATAGATGCATCTATAGCCGTTTTAAAAGGCGACAGGCCAAACCTGCTGCCCGATTTCCCTACCGGCGGCATGGCCGATGCATCGGCCTATAACGAGGGTCAGCGCGGGGGCCGTATAAGGGTGCGCGCCAAAATTGTAGAGCGCGATAAAAAAACCCTTACCATTACCGAGATACCTTTTAGCACCACCACAGGCAGCTTAATTGATAGTGTAATATCGGCCAACGATAAGGGCAAGATCAAAATAAAAAAGATAGAGGATAACACGGCGCAAAACGTCGAGATAGTTATCCACCTGGCGCCGGGTATATCGCCCGATGTTACTATTGATGCCTTGTATGCCTTTACCGATTGCGAGGTATCTATATCGCCTAATACCTGCGTGATACAGGAAGACAAGCCGCGCTTTATGAGCGTGAACGATATGCTGAGCGAAAGCACCTTTTTCACCAAGGACCTGTTGAAGCAGGAGCTGGAGATACGACTGAAGGAATTGATGGAGAAGATATTTTTTAGCTCGTTGCTAAAAATATTTATACAGGAAGGGATGTACAAACACCCCGACTACGAAAACTC
This portion of the Inquilinus sp. KBS0705 genome encodes:
- a CDS encoding sensor histidine kinase translates to MIIQKSKSTLVSILIQVLIWVVLGIVLLFYQPFLRNIEIPYQFWIKQNFVFAMLISAYYINAYILVPRFLLKKRTGLYFLTILFMTVAIVFLSGFADKFLNLRELLEAAFHKSGPPKRGGRDGGKHGYLDTFIITLTSLVLGISTSITTTQKWQKDKELHQEMEQDKISSELSFLKAQINPHFFFNTLNNIYALTLVNVETSRVALHQLSRMMRYVLYDTQNTTALLSQEVAFIKDYISLMQLRLTDRTKVNFQSPAMLREFPVAPMLFLTFVENAFKHGISDTQQSDIEVIITQEDNTVSMMVKNTIFKEKGMNIEENQGIGLNNTIRRLDLLYPGKYTLEVNESAETNQYTVNLTLQL
- a CDS encoding response regulator transcription factor; its protein translation is MTLNCIAVDDEPLALGMICAFIEQTPFLNLVGRYGSAVEALGGLQTHKVDLIFLDIQMPNLNGIELARVLDSRGASKPRIIFTTAYNQFALEGYKVDALDYLLKPFNYEEFLHAANKALAYAELVNRSANTAPAADTERIEDDYLFIKVEYQLVRIALSDILYMESLKDYVKIYLQNNEKPLLTLISLKALEEKLPAKRFMRVHRSYIVSLDKINSITRNAMQIGKINITVGDQYKDEFGKFLSRWV
- a CDS encoding outer membrane beta-barrel protein encodes the protein MKLVYFLFAAALLVSTGSYAQTGRDVSGTIKDSTGVTLPGSLVRILTGKDSLSTSTDAAGRFSFPGVTVNQFSLVIQSIGYQPLKRRFVLDNATTPVVLNPIILKAETRMLAGVTITDVNPVKLKEDTVEFNAAAYKVRDGAPVEDVIRKLPGVDVDKDGNVTAQGKSVTKVRVNGKDFFGGDLKTATKNLPADIVQNIQVIDDYGDQANITGVKTGEPEKVLNITIKESKNYGYFGQASVGEGQDMIPGIDQSKEGNRYVAQGNLFSFSGSRQIAVLGNLNNTNTNLFNFGGPGGRGGGGGGPGGPPGGNANSGNGITTARSLGFNYRDQWGKKITAYGSYSFANNTVNTTSTTIQNNLSASNPSVNNQSSVQETDNLNHRFNFNIEYKPDTVNYFKITPSYSYAGVTTNQNAANTLMNASGLVSDYTFLSYLHSTSPNYGANVLYNHRFATKGRNFSVNVGAGSYSINQYQNPVYTYIEGAANAPLSQYISTASRTDSVGTSLSYLEPLSKKSYLEVTYGYKYSYTSADRATDTLSNSGDRVRYDLLSNNYSYSFITNRFGLNYRFIDKKYNYTLGVMAQPSTLDGSGTNPVNTFNIAPTARFIYNFSRNQSLSVNYNGTSAQPTYTQLQPVTDFSNASYPVQGNPDLTPEFNNVLSIRYNKFDFASGNVFFSNLSFTQSQNKVVANTITYPRVYAPDPKLAGTILTQYQNADGYYAANGFYVFAKPWAKRKYNLFFIGNVTYANNISYVGSVDADTYALTTEKNISKNLVLSQGVRFRVNVADVIDAEASTTYAVNRSNNSVETANINSKFSTLNLGLNGKNYFFKDWTFSYDFTKQIYYGYQGATNPNILNTYIERRFLKNNVGTLRFAVNDVFNENTGYTTTQSGSYITQTNANRLGRYFLATFTLRLQKFAGKRPTPGGPGGGPGMGGPPGGGPPPF